A region from the Triticum aestivum cultivar Chinese Spring chromosome 3D, IWGSC CS RefSeq v2.1, whole genome shotgun sequence genome encodes:
- the LOC123073875 gene encoding transcription factor BHLH3-like: protein MDPLDEESFLEELMPLHPEEAPAPPYPGSNSMMTISDLLFYGGGEGCTPEERSGVDFVVPFQQPMLPSPHQEFNFNYLSEVCNPWRSCFPDPPAVDQAAAGKAPLTLPLHDALASSSTFVFRGGAGESSGMRSMPASSTHPESKLNTGSGTPSRNLMAERRRQKRLNDRLSMLRSTVPKISKMDRTATLGDTIDYVKELTGRIKTLDEEIGATPEELNLLKNFSSGGKEETPTRSSTKVCANVENRGAGDTKIEICFSTKPGALIATVTTLDVLGLEIEQCVVSCFSDFAMQASCS, encoded by the exons ATGGATCCGCTTGACGAGGAGTCCTTCTTGGAGGAGCTCATGCCGCTTCACCCGGAGGAGGCGCCGGCGCCGCCGTACCCGGGCAGCAACAGCATGATGACGATCAGCGACCTCCTCTTCTACGGCGGCGGCGAGGGCTGCACTCCCGAGGAGAGGAGTGGCGTGGACTTTGTCGTGCCGTTTCAGCAGCCCATGCTGCCCTCGCCGCACCAGGAGTTCAACTTCAACTACCTGAGCGAAGTGTGCAACCCCTGGAGGAGCTGCTTCCCTGACCCTCCTGCGGTCGACCAGGCTGCTGCCGGCAaggcgcctctcactcttcccctccATGATGCTCTTGCGAGCTCGTCAACGTTCGTGTTCAGGGGAGGGGCCGGGGAGAGCTCGGGAATGAGAAGCATGCCGGCCTCCAGCACCCACCCGGAGAGCAAGCTCAACACCGGAAGCGGAACTCCGTCAAGGAACCTCATGGCGGAAAGGCGGCGCCAGAAGCGGCTCAACGACCGCCTCTCTATGCTCCGCTCCACTGTGCCCAAGATTAGCAAG ATGGATAGGACTGCGACCCTCGGGGACACCATAGACTACGTCAAGGAACTGACCGGGCGGATTAAAACCCTGGATGAGGAGATCGGCGCCACGCCCGAGGAGCTGAACCTGCTCAAAAATTTCTCCAGCGGTGGCAAAGAGGAGACGCCGACGAGGAGTTCCACCAAGGTATGTGCAAACGTCGAGAACCGAGGCGCAGGTGACACGAAGATTGAGATCTGCTTCTCGACAAAGCCCGGAGCGCTGATCGCAACGGTGACCACGCTGGACGTGCTTGGGCTGGAGATCGAGCAGTGCGTCGTGAGTTGCTTCAGTGACTTCGCCATGCAGGCCTCGTGCTCATAA